AACACGGTGACCGACCGGCTGATCGCGGCGATGGCGGCGACCGAACGGGTCGTGAAGTACGTCGACATGCCCCTCCAGCACGCACACGCCGAGACGCTCAGGCGCATGCGCCGCGGCGGTTCGGCGGAGGGCCACCTCCGCCTGCTCGAGCGCTTCCGCGCCGCCATGCCGGGGGCGGCCCTGCGCACGACGATGATCGTGGGGTTCCCCGGCGAGACCGACGCCGAGTTCGAGACGCTGCTCGACTTCGTGCGCGACGCGCGCTTCGACCATCTCGGAGTGTTCACCTATTCCCACGAGGACACGACGGCCGCGCACGAGCTCGCGGACGACGTTCCCCGGGAGATCAAACACGCCCGCCGGGACCGCCTGATGGCGCTCCAGCAGTCGCTCGTCCTCGAACGGAACGAAGCGCTCGTCGGACACGTCGTCGAAGCGGTGGTCGAAGGCCCTCACGACGAGACCGATCTGCTGCTGAAGGCGCGCATGAGCACCCAGGCGCCC
This sequence is a window from Candidatus Polarisedimenticolaceae bacterium. Protein-coding genes within it:
- a CDS encoding radical SAM protein — translated: NTVTDRLIAAMAATERVVKYVDMPLQHAHAETLRRMRRGGSAEGHLRLLERFRAAMPGAALRTTMIVGFPGETDAEFETLLDFVRDARFDHLGVFTYSHEDTTAAHELADDVPREIKHARRDRLMALQQSLVLERNEALVGHVVEAVVEGPHDETDLLLKARMSTQAPDVDGQILINDGVAAPGAFVKVALTEVAGYDLVGRIVDGDPA